The Primulina eburnea isolate SZY01 chromosome 13, ASM2296580v1, whole genome shotgun sequence genome includes a region encoding these proteins:
- the LOC140810957 gene encoding protein DETOXIFICATION 34-like isoform X2, with protein MAVLELDEPTILYKPNLDENALLHEAPSTLLVNGEGDDYPPVRSYEDAKNVINIESIKLWSIAAPIAFNILCNYGINSFTSIFVGHIGDIELSAVAICLSVIANLSFGFMLGMASALETLCGQAFGAGETEMLEIYMQRSWIILTTACFCLSPLYIYATPLLKLLGQRHDIAEIAGNFSIKIIPQMFSLAINFPTQKFLQAQTAAYDVSAWGIAIAQVVYIVGWCQDSWNGLSWLAFKDIWGFAKLSIASAVMICLEIWYFMSIIVLTGHLEDPVLAVGSLSICMNLNGWEGMLFIGINAAISVRVSNELGSGRPRAAKFSVIVTVAESVLIGLLSVVIIMATKDHFAIIFTSSEKMQKAVSDLAHLLAITLVLNSIQPVISGVAVGGGWQGLVAYINMFCYYIIGLPIGFLLGYKTNLGVQGIWLGMIFGTFLQTLILLIIVCKTNWDEEVAQASERMRRWT; from the exons ATGGCTGTCTTGGAATTGGATGAACCAACAATTCTTTATAAGCCAAACTTAGATGAAAATGCGTTGCTCCACGAGGCACCGTCAACTTTGTTGGTGAATGGGGAGGGAGATGATTATCCTCCTGTAAGAAGTTACGAGGATGCGAAAAATGTGATTAACATAGAATCCATCAAGCTTTGGTCTATTGCAGCTCCTATTGCCTTCAATATTTTGTGCAATTATGGCATCAATTCTTTTACTAGCATCTTTGTGGGGCACATAGGGGATATAGAGCTATCTGCAGTCGCTATTTGTTTATCAGTAATTGCCAACTTATCCTTCGGCTTCATG CTTGGTATGGCTAGTGCACTCGAGACGTTATGTGGACAGGCGTTTGGAGCTGGAGAAACAGAAATGTTGGAAATTTACATGCAAAGATCGTGGATAATACTTACAACGGCTTGTTTCTGCCTTTCACCCCTTTATATCTATGCCACACCTTTGCTAAAGCTACTAGGACAAAGACACGACATTGCCGAAATAGCAGGAAATTTCTCAATAAAAATCATTCCACAAATGTTTTCGCTGGCCATTAACTTTCCTACACAGAAGTTCCTGCAAGCTCAAA CAGCAGCCTATGATGTATCAGCATGGGGTATTGCTATAGCTCAGGTTGTGTATATAGTTGGGTGGTGCCAAGATAGTTGGAACGGATTGTCGTGGCTCGCTTTTAAGGATATCTGGGGCTTTGCAAAGCTTTCGATTGCCTCAGCCGTTATGATTTGCTTAGAGATATGGTATTTTATGAGTATAATAGTTCTCACTGGACATCTAGAGGATCCTGTCCTGGCTGTTGGATCCCTTTCTATCTG CATGAACCTGAATGGATGGGAAGGTATGCTGTTCATTGGGATTAATGCAGCAATAAG CGTTCGCGTGTCAAATGAGCTTGGATCAGGACGTCCTCGAGCTGCCAAGTTCTCAGTCATTGTCACTGTTGCCGAATCTGTACTCATAGGTCTCCTGAGCGTGGTGATAATAATGGCAACAAAAGACCATTTTGCCATCATTTTTACCAGCAGCGAAAAAATGCAAAAGGCGGTCTCCGATTTAGCACACCTTTTAGCTATAACCCTGGTACTGAATAGCATTCAGCCAGTGATTTCAG GAGTTGCTGTAGGAGGAGGATGGCAAGGACTTGTGGCTTATATTAACATGTTTTGTTATTACATCATAGGGCTCCCAATCGGATTCCTTCTGGGTTATAAAACTAATCTTGGAGTGCAG GGAATTTGGCTTGGTATGATATTTGGAACTTTTCTGCAAACTTTGATTCTTTTAATTATCGTGTGTAAAACGAATTGGGACGAAGAG GTGGCACAAGCTTCAGAAAGAATGCGTAGGTGGACGTAA
- the LOC140810957 gene encoding protein DETOXIFICATION 34-like isoform X3 encodes MAVLELDEPTILYKPNLDENALLHEAPSTLLVNGEGDDYPPVRSYEDAKNVINIESIKLWSIAAPIAFNILCNYGINSFTSIFVGHIGDIELSAVAICLSVIANLSFGFMLGMASALETLCGQAFGAGETEMLEIYMQRSWIILTTACFCLSPLYIYATPLLKLLGQRHDIAEIAGNFSIKIIPQMFSLAINFPTQKFLQAQTAYDVSAWGIAIAQVVYIVGWCQDSWNGLSWLAFKDIWGFAKLSIASAVMICLEIWYFMSIIVLTGHLEDPVLAVGSLSICMNLNGWEGMLFIGINAAISVRVSNELGSGRPRAAKFSVIVTVAESVLIGLLSVVIIMATKDHFAIIFTSSEKMQKAVSDLAHLLAITLVLNSIQPVISGVAVGGGWQGLVAYINMFCYYIIGLPIGFLLGYKTNLGVQGIWLGMIFGTFLQTLILLIIVCKTNWDEEVAQASERMRRWT; translated from the exons ATGGCTGTCTTGGAATTGGATGAACCAACAATTCTTTATAAGCCAAACTTAGATGAAAATGCGTTGCTCCACGAGGCACCGTCAACTTTGTTGGTGAATGGGGAGGGAGATGATTATCCTCCTGTAAGAAGTTACGAGGATGCGAAAAATGTGATTAACATAGAATCCATCAAGCTTTGGTCTATTGCAGCTCCTATTGCCTTCAATATTTTGTGCAATTATGGCATCAATTCTTTTACTAGCATCTTTGTGGGGCACATAGGGGATATAGAGCTATCTGCAGTCGCTATTTGTTTATCAGTAATTGCCAACTTATCCTTCGGCTTCATG CTTGGTATGGCTAGTGCACTCGAGACGTTATGTGGACAGGCGTTTGGAGCTGGAGAAACAGAAATGTTGGAAATTTACATGCAAAGATCGTGGATAATACTTACAACGGCTTGTTTCTGCCTTTCACCCCTTTATATCTATGCCACACCTTTGCTAAAGCTACTAGGACAAAGACACGACATTGCCGAAATAGCAGGAAATTTCTCAATAAAAATCATTCCACAAATGTTTTCGCTGGCCATTAACTTTCCTACACAGAAGTTCCTGCAAGCTCAAA CAGCCTATGATGTATCAGCATGGGGTATTGCTATAGCTCAGGTTGTGTATATAGTTGGGTGGTGCCAAGATAGTTGGAACGGATTGTCGTGGCTCGCTTTTAAGGATATCTGGGGCTTTGCAAAGCTTTCGATTGCCTCAGCCGTTATGATTTGCTTAGAGATATGGTATTTTATGAGTATAATAGTTCTCACTGGACATCTAGAGGATCCTGTCCTGGCTGTTGGATCCCTTTCTATCTG CATGAACCTGAATGGATGGGAAGGTATGCTGTTCATTGGGATTAATGCAGCAATAAG CGTTCGCGTGTCAAATGAGCTTGGATCAGGACGTCCTCGAGCTGCCAAGTTCTCAGTCATTGTCACTGTTGCCGAATCTGTACTCATAGGTCTCCTGAGCGTGGTGATAATAATGGCAACAAAAGACCATTTTGCCATCATTTTTACCAGCAGCGAAAAAATGCAAAAGGCGGTCTCCGATTTAGCACACCTTTTAGCTATAACCCTGGTACTGAATAGCATTCAGCCAGTGATTTCAG GAGTTGCTGTAGGAGGAGGATGGCAAGGACTTGTGGCTTATATTAACATGTTTTGTTATTACATCATAGGGCTCCCAATCGGATTCCTTCTGGGTTATAAAACTAATCTTGGAGTGCAG GGAATTTGGCTTGGTATGATATTTGGAACTTTTCTGCAAACTTTGATTCTTTTAATTATCGTGTGTAAAACGAATTGGGACGAAGAG GTGGCACAAGCTTCAGAAAGAATGCGTAGGTGGACGTAA
- the LOC140810957 gene encoding protein DETOXIFICATION 34-like isoform X1, whose protein sequence is MAVLELDEPTILYKPNLDENALLHEAPSTLLVNGEGDDYPPVRSYEDAKNVINIESIKLWSIAAPIAFNILCNYGINSFTSIFVGHIGDIELSAVAICLSVIANLSFGFMLGMASALETLCGQAFGAGETEMLEIYMQRSWIILTTACFCLSPLYIYATPLLKLLGQRHDIAEIAGNFSIKIIPQMFSLAINFPTQKFLQAQSKVATLAWVGLVAFILHIGLLLLFVKVFEWGLAGAAAAYDVSAWGIAIAQVVYIVGWCQDSWNGLSWLAFKDIWGFAKLSIASAVMICLEIWYFMSIIVLTGHLEDPVLAVGSLSICMNLNGWEGMLFIGINAAISVRVSNELGSGRPRAAKFSVIVTVAESVLIGLLSVVIIMATKDHFAIIFTSSEKMQKAVSDLAHLLAITLVLNSIQPVISGVAVGGGWQGLVAYINMFCYYIIGLPIGFLLGYKTNLGVQGIWLGMIFGTFLQTLILLIIVCKTNWDEEVAQASERMRRWT, encoded by the exons ATGGCTGTCTTGGAATTGGATGAACCAACAATTCTTTATAAGCCAAACTTAGATGAAAATGCGTTGCTCCACGAGGCACCGTCAACTTTGTTGGTGAATGGGGAGGGAGATGATTATCCTCCTGTAAGAAGTTACGAGGATGCGAAAAATGTGATTAACATAGAATCCATCAAGCTTTGGTCTATTGCAGCTCCTATTGCCTTCAATATTTTGTGCAATTATGGCATCAATTCTTTTACTAGCATCTTTGTGGGGCACATAGGGGATATAGAGCTATCTGCAGTCGCTATTTGTTTATCAGTAATTGCCAACTTATCCTTCGGCTTCATG CTTGGTATGGCTAGTGCACTCGAGACGTTATGTGGACAGGCGTTTGGAGCTGGAGAAACAGAAATGTTGGAAATTTACATGCAAAGATCGTGGATAATACTTACAACGGCTTGTTTCTGCCTTTCACCCCTTTATATCTATGCCACACCTTTGCTAAAGCTACTAGGACAAAGACACGACATTGCCGAAATAGCAGGAAATTTCTCAATAAAAATCATTCCACAAATGTTTTCGCTGGCCATTAACTTTCCTACACAGAAGTTCCTGCAAGCTCAAAGTAAGGTGGCGACTCTAGCATGGGTTGGTTTAGTGGCCTTTATCTTGCACATAGGTTTGTTGCTTTTGTTTGTTAAAGTATTTGAATGGGGATTGGCTGGTGCAGCAGCAGCCTATGATGTATCAGCATGGGGTATTGCTATAGCTCAGGTTGTGTATATAGTTGGGTGGTGCCAAGATAGTTGGAACGGATTGTCGTGGCTCGCTTTTAAGGATATCTGGGGCTTTGCAAAGCTTTCGATTGCCTCAGCCGTTATGATTTGCTTAGAGATATGGTATTTTATGAGTATAATAGTTCTCACTGGACATCTAGAGGATCCTGTCCTGGCTGTTGGATCCCTTTCTATCTG CATGAACCTGAATGGATGGGAAGGTATGCTGTTCATTGGGATTAATGCAGCAATAAG CGTTCGCGTGTCAAATGAGCTTGGATCAGGACGTCCTCGAGCTGCCAAGTTCTCAGTCATTGTCACTGTTGCCGAATCTGTACTCATAGGTCTCCTGAGCGTGGTGATAATAATGGCAACAAAAGACCATTTTGCCATCATTTTTACCAGCAGCGAAAAAATGCAAAAGGCGGTCTCCGATTTAGCACACCTTTTAGCTATAACCCTGGTACTGAATAGCATTCAGCCAGTGATTTCAG GAGTTGCTGTAGGAGGAGGATGGCAAGGACTTGTGGCTTATATTAACATGTTTTGTTATTACATCATAGGGCTCCCAATCGGATTCCTTCTGGGTTATAAAACTAATCTTGGAGTGCAG GGAATTTGGCTTGGTATGATATTTGGAACTTTTCTGCAAACTTTGATTCTTTTAATTATCGTGTGTAAAACGAATTGGGACGAAGAG GTGGCACAAGCTTCAGAAAGAATGCGTAGGTGGACGTAA